The DNA window GCCTGCTCGCACTGGACGATTCGCGGGCTGCAGGCCGAAGGGTTCACGGGTAACGGCTTCAACTTCGACGACGCGGGGCGGCTTGACCAACCGGTGGTCGGTTTGGTGCTCGAGGAACTGCGGGTGTACGAGACAGGGCCGAAGGGGAATCATGACGGAATCAAGATGTCGGGCATCACCAAGTTCCGGGTGGCCAACTGCATCATCGAGGGCTGGGGCGGATCGGCGATCGACATGGTCGGGTGTCGCGACGGTGTGGTGGCCGCATGCCGCCTGCGCGGGCTCGAGGGATTCAGTTCCGCGTCGGGGATCCAGATGAAGGGTGGGACGCGCGGGATACACGTCCGGTCCTGCAGGTTCGACCGGGCCGGCCAGCGCGCGATCAATCTCGGGGGAAGTACGGGAAAGCCGTACTTCCGGCCGGAGGTGACCCGCTTCGAGGCGGAGGGCATCGAGGTCAGCAACTGCCTTTTCCTCGGCGGCGAGACGGCGGTCGCGTTCGTCACCTCGAGTGGCGGTCGGGTGCATCACAACCTGATCCTGCGTCCGGAGAAGTGGGCGTTTCGCATCCTGCAGGAACAGCCGG is part of the Haloferula helveola genome and encodes:
- a CDS encoding right-handed parallel beta-helix repeat-containing protein, which gives rise to MIRVLSVLFTSVSIASAAIVVSDDASFRAALSGAKPGDEIVVKEGEYRGGIQVRDRSGTEDRPITLRAQGRVMLRGGGSTAIQFSACSHWTIRGLQAEGFTGNGFNFDDAGRLDQPVVGLVLEELRVYETGPKGNHDGIKMSGITKFRVANCIIEGWGGSAIDMVGCRDGVVAACRLRGLEGFSSASGIQMKGGTRGIHVRSCRFDRAGQRAINLGGSTGKPYFRPEVTRFEAEGIEVSNCLFLGGETAVAFVTSSGGRVHHNLILRPEKWAFRILQEQPVAEFGRCEKGEVFRNVIVFPESNRTAVNVGPDTLPGTFTFRENAWFHEGGRHRPQLPVEEAGGLYGVDPELVETKIRSRELFGYGPRN